DNA from Stutzerimonas decontaminans:
GACGACCGCTCTGCTGGATGCCATTGCCAGCGAGATCGAGGCGATCAGCCAGATGAACGAGATGATTGCCGCGGCGACCCACCAGCAGACCGCTGTCTCAGCCGATATGGGCCGCCATCTGCAGAGCGTTCAGCAGGTTGCCGAACGCAACGCCGATGACGCTAGCCGGCTGGACAACGAGGGTCGGCAGCTGCATGAACTCGCCGGCCGCCTGGGTAGCCTGAGCGGGCGCTTCACGCTCTAGTCGGCCGGACGGCCCGCATTCATCGGCGCCTGCGGGCGGTAGCCGAATGGGCCAGAGCCGCCGCGCTGGGCTGCTCGAAGGCCGCACATACCGCGGCGACCAGCAGCCGGGCGTGGGCCGGGATCACCAGGCCGCCCTCGTCGAGTTCGATCACGCCATCGGCGTGCAGCTGCCGCAGCGCCGGCCATTGCTGGGCATAGCGCTGCCTTGCATCTACGCCGCTGTGCAATGCCAATGCGTCGAAATCCAGCTCGAAGGTGCAGTGCAGACGCTCGAACAGCAGGCGCTGCAGCTGGTCGACACGGCTGGCGTGCAGGCCGCAGACGCTTGGTAACTGTCCCTGATCGAGCGCCTGCTGATAGGCCTGCAGCGTGCAGGCGTTCTGCGAGTACAGCCCGCCGACGCGGCTGATGGCACCGACACCCAGACCCAGGTGATCGCAATCACCGTGCAGCGTGTAGCCGACGATGTCGTGGTGCAGCGCGCCGATCTCCTGAGCCATGGCGAGGTCGTCATGGGGCAGGACGAACTTGCCCAGCCCGATATAGCGATAGCCCGCAGCGCTCAGCTGCTCGACGCCGTGCCGGTACATCGCCAGCGTGTCGCAGGGCGAAGCCAGCCCCAGCCGCCCGGCACCGCCCGAGGCCGCTGGCGCCGCGTCTCGATAATCGAACATCGTCACCTGATCGGGCGCCAGCTCAATGATCGACGCCAACTTGCGCGCGAAGCTGGCCGGGGTCTGCCAGGATCTGCCGTAGCCCAGATCGAGGTTCACCGAGCGGTAATGCAGTGCGTGAGCCGCCTCGATCACAGCGCGGATGCGCGCGGAGCTGCGGAAATATTCCACGGTGCAGCCGTCATCGGCGCGCAGATCCGGCACGCCAACGCTGAGTTGGTTGAAACCGAGTTCGTGCAGCGCACCGATCAGCGGCCAGTCGACATGCGCCAGCTCGACTTCGGCAGTGAAGCTGGCAGCACCGGGCTCGGCGAAATGAAAGCGCGACTTGAGCACGCTCACCAGGTGCCGCACGGATTCGATGCTCAACGCGCCAACGCCCAGCTGCAATTGCTCGACCCGCTGGAACGGGCCCACATGGCAGCCGAGTTGTTCGATTTCGCGCTCCAGACGCAGCATGTAGCCCGCAATATCGTCTGGCTGCGAGCAAGCGCCGCCCGCCTGCTGAACCGATACGGAAAGCGCACGCCCAGCCCTACGGCTTTCGCGAAGTGCCCGCAGCAAATCCAGCGGAGCGATCCGGTCGCTGAAATCGGACGCAGCCGGATAGGTGCAATGCAGTTGCCCGATCTGTCCGTAGCGTTGTACCAGCGCGTCGTCCCAGGTCACTGAGCCAAGCATGAGTGCCTCCCGCCTGCGAATATCGCGTCTATTGCCTTACGCGGCATCATCCGCGAGCCAGGGCAGACGACGTTGACGTCCGTCAAGTAGGTGACAGATGGCATCGACGCACGGCTGGACGGTCAGAACTCCGACGCGAAACAGGCCGACTTCCTGAAGGGAACATGCCGGCGAACGCCGCTGGCGCCCCTCTACGCTTTGGAAAAGCCAGGAGCGCGGTGGTATTCATAGGCAGCCCATCCATACCCGGAGCCGATCGTGATTCCAGATTCCCTGATTTGCGCCCTGCGCTCGGCGCGCCATGTCGTCGTGTTCACCGGAGCCGGCGTTTCCGCCGAGAGCGGTATCCCGACCTTCCGCGATGCACTGAGCGGTTTATGGGAGCGCTTCGACCCCAGCGAGCTGGCGACACCCGAAGCGTTCCGCCGCGACCCGGCGCTGGTCTGGGGTTGGTACGAATGGCGGCGCATGCAGGTCCTCAAAGCTCGGCCGAATCCTGCTCATGTGGCCATCGCCGAACTGGCGCACCATGTACCGCGGCTGACGCTGATCACGCAGAACGTCGATGACCTGCACGAGCGCGCTGGCAGTCAGGGCGTCATTCACCTGCACGGCAACCTGCACCGACCGCGCTGCTTCGCCTGCGCCCGCGAGCCGGCCGAGCCACTGCCGGTGGCTGAGGAGCCCGAAGGTGGCCGACGCCTCGAACCGCCCCGCTGCAGCCATTGCGGCGGACAGCTGCGCCCCGGGGTGGTGTGGTTCGGCGAAAGCCTGCCGGTCGACGCCCTGAACGCGGCGTTCCAGGCGGCTGGCGAATGCGATCTGCTGCTGTCGGTGGGCACCTCCGGCGTGGTCTATCCCGCCGCTGAGGTGCCGCACCGGGCGCGTGACGCCGGAGCCACCGTGGTGCACGTCAACCCACAGGGCGAGCCGACTGCCGGCAACCGCGAGTACCTGATCGCCCTGCCCGCCGGCGAGGCACTGCCCGAATTGCTCCGAGCGGCGTCTGGCGCCTGACGCCGAGACAATCTGCTCCCTGCCTCGGGGACCTGATCGCCCCAAAGCGGGGAGCGCGATTGCATCGCCGCACTGTTCTGGTTCAAGTCTGCCGCGCTCAGGTCGCAGTGACGGACGCTGATTCGCTCAGCATCCCGGCAAGCAACACCGCGTAACGCCGCGCAATCGCGCGACTTACAGCCGCAAGTCCACGCTAACGGACAAGCTGGCATACAACCTGCAATCACCCTGGCAACACCTGCCGCCTCGCGGCAGGACGTCCCAGACGGTCAGCGGCGACCGTCAAGCCAAGCGGCGCGGGACCGGGTGTAGCAGGCAACGAGGCCTGACCGACCACCCCACACACCACTAATTACCAGGCAAAGGCGCCTGGAGCTGATACCAGCTCCAGGCGCCTTTTTGCGTTTTGCCGGCCCAGTGCCGCAGCAGCTCGACTGAGGAAAGGCCATGAGTTCTACCGTCACTCCGCTCACGCTCGAAAAACTGGTCATCGTCGGCAACGGCATGGTCGGTCATCACTGCATCGAACAGCTGATCGAGCGCGGCGCCCTCACCCGCTACGAGCTGCATGTGTTCGGCGAGGAGCGCCAGCGCGCCTATGACCGCGTGCACCTGTCCGAATACTTCGGCGGCCGCGATGCCGAGTCGCTGGCCATGTGCGATGCCGACTACTACAGCAGCCACGGCGTCTACACTCATCTGGGCGTACAGGTGCTGGGCATCGACCGCGAGCGCAAGGAGGTCATTACCAGCGCCGGCCGCCAGCCCTACGACCAACTGATTCTTGCCACCGGCTCCTACCCCTTCGTGCCACCGATCACCGGTGCCGAAGGCAGTGCGCGACTGGTCTACCGCACGCTGGATGATCTCGACGCCATCCGCGCCGCCGCGACCAATGCCCGTCGCGGTGTGGTGGTCGGCGGCGGTCTGCTCGGCCTGGAAGCAGCCAACGCGCTGAAGTCGCTCGGACTGGAAGCCCATGTCGTCGAATTCGCCCCGCGCCTGATGCCGGTGCAGCTGGACGCCGAAGGCGGTGCGGCATTGAAGGCGCGCATCGAGGCCCTCGGCGTTGGCGTGCACCTGTCGCGCGCCACCCAGGAGATCGTTGCCGGCGAGGACTACACCTGGCGGATGAACTTCACCGATGGCGAATTCCTCGAAACAGACCTGATCGTGTTCTCCGCCGGCATCCGCCCGCAGGATGTCCTCGGCCGTGTCGCGGATCTGGAGATTGCCCCGCGCGGCGGCATCGTTATCGACAGCGAATGCCGCGCCTCGGACCCGGCGATCTTCGCCATCGGCGAGTGCGCCAGCTGGAACGGCAGCGTGTTCGGCCTGGTTGCACCGGGCTATAGCATGGCGCGCAGCGTCGCCGCGCAGCTGGCCGAGGAACCGCATGAGCCCTTCTACGGCGCCGACATGTCGACCAAGCTCAAGCTGCTCGGCGTGGATGTAGGCTCCATCGGCGATGCCCACGGCGCCACACCCGGCTCGCGCAGTTACCGTTTCATCGATGAGGCCAGTGCCAGCTACCGTCGACTGGTGGTATCCGCCGATGGCAAGACGGTGCTCGGCGCGGTGTTGGTCGGCGACAATAGCTACTACGACACCCTGCTGCAGTACGCACAGAACGGCATCAAGCTGCCGGCCGACCCATCCGGGCTGATACTGCCGCAGACCGAGGGCGCTCCGACCCTTGGTCCGGACGCCCTGCCGGCCAGCGCAACCATCTGTTCCTGTCACAACGTCAGCAAAGGCGCGGTGTGCTGCCAGGTCGATGCCGGCGTCACCGATCTCGGCGAACTCAAGGCGGCAACCAAGGCGGCCACCGGCTGCGGTGGCTGCAATGCCCTGCTCAAGCTGGTGTTCGATGCCGAGCTGGCGGCGCGTGGCGTGGCGGTGGACAAGAGCCTCTGCGAGCACTTCGCCTACACCCGCCAGGAGCTCTACGGCATCGTCCGCGTCGAGGGCATCCAGAGCTTCGCCGAATTGCTGGCCAAGCATGGGCGCGGGCATGTGGGCTGCGACATCTGCAAGCCGACGGTGGGTTCGATCCTCGCCTCCTGCTGGAACCAGCCGATCACCGATCCGGCGCTGATTCCGCTGCAGGACACCAACGACACCTTCATGGCCAACATGCAGAAGAACGGCACCTACTCAGTGGTGCCGCGCATCCCAGGCGGCGAGAT
Protein-coding regions in this window:
- a CDS encoding coproporphyrinogen III oxidase, with the translated sequence MLGSVTWDDALVQRYGQIGQLHCTYPAASDFSDRIAPLDLLRALRESRRAGRALSVSVQQAGGACSQPDDIAGYMLRLEREIEQLGCHVGPFQRVEQLQLGVGALSIESVRHLVSVLKSRFHFAEPGAASFTAEVELAHVDWPLIGALHELGFNQLSVGVPDLRADDGCTVEYFRSSARIRAVIEAAHALHYRSVNLDLGYGRSWQTPASFARKLASIIELAPDQVTMFDYRDAAPAASGGAGRLGLASPCDTLAMYRHGVEQLSAAGYRYIGLGKFVLPHDDLAMAQEIGALHHDIVGYTLHGDCDHLGLGVGAISRVGGLYSQNACTLQAYQQALDQGQLPSVCGLHASRVDQLQRLLFERLHCTFELDFDALALHSGVDARQRYAQQWPALRQLHADGVIELDEGGLVIPAHARLLVAAVCAAFEQPSAAALAHSATARRRR
- a CDS encoding SIR2 family NAD-dependent protein deacylase, with translation MIPDSLICALRSARHVVVFTGAGVSAESGIPTFRDALSGLWERFDPSELATPEAFRRDPALVWGWYEWRRMQVLKARPNPAHVAIAELAHHVPRLTLITQNVDDLHERAGSQGVIHLHGNLHRPRCFACAREPAEPLPVAEEPEGGRRLEPPRCSHCGGQLRPGVVWFGESLPVDALNAAFQAAGECDLLLSVGTSGVVYPAAEVPHRARDAGATVVHVNPQGEPTAGNREYLIALPAGEALPELLRAASGA
- the nirB gene encoding nitrite reductase large subunit NirB; its protein translation is MSSTVTPLTLEKLVIVGNGMVGHHCIEQLIERGALTRYELHVFGEERQRAYDRVHLSEYFGGRDAESLAMCDADYYSSHGVYTHLGVQVLGIDRERKEVITSAGRQPYDQLILATGSYPFVPPITGAEGSARLVYRTLDDLDAIRAAATNARRGVVVGGGLLGLEAANALKSLGLEAHVVEFAPRLMPVQLDAEGGAALKARIEALGVGVHLSRATQEIVAGEDYTWRMNFTDGEFLETDLIVFSAGIRPQDVLGRVADLEIAPRGGIVIDSECRASDPAIFAIGECASWNGSVFGLVAPGYSMARSVAAQLAEEPHEPFYGADMSTKLKLLGVDVGSIGDAHGATPGSRSYRFIDEASASYRRLVVSADGKTVLGAVLVGDNSYYDTLLQYAQNGIKLPADPSGLILPQTEGAPTLGPDALPASATICSCHNVSKGAVCCQVDAGVTDLGELKAATKAATGCGGCNALLKLVFDAELAARGVAVDKSLCEHFAYTRQELYGIVRVEGIQSFAELLAKHGRGHVGCDICKPTVGSILASCWNQPITDPALIPLQDTNDTFMANMQKNGTYSVVPRIPGGEITPEGLIAIGQVAKKYDLYTKITGGQRIDLFGAQLHELPYIWGELIAAGFETGHAYGKSLRTVKSCVGSTWCRYGVQDSVGMALRLEDRYKGLRAPHKIKFAVSGCTRECAEAQSKDIGVIATDKGWNLYVCGNGGMRPRHAELFATDLDDEGLIRTIDRVLMFYVRTADKLQRTSVWRESLEGGLDYLKAVVLDDSLGLAAELESQMQHVVDSYECEWANAINDPEKLKRFRTFVNDRRGDPDIHFVKERGQRRPVRASELHLIPLTQEVL